A single genomic interval of Methanobrevibacter oralis harbors:
- a CDS encoding pyridoxal phosphate-dependent aminotransferase translates to MINPANRTKSIKLSQIRKMFEVTNPNAINLGIGEPDFDVPKNIKDAMKKSIDDNDTHYTPNKGYIELREAICDKFKKDNQIDTTPEDVIVTVGASEGLYLCAQAFIEKGDEVILPNPSFLSYEACIKLSEGIVKPVECLMENDFKLKSNDVENKITKNTKAIILNSPSNPTGAVMEKEDIKAIADLSMDKDFLIISDEIYEKIIYDKKHYSPAKYSDNVITLNGFSKTYAMTGLRIGYLTAKEHITEELLKIHQYNIACASTTSQKGAYEALTGSQNEVKKMVNEFKNRRDLIISSLNEMEYETVNAEGAFYVFPKIDDENFVQKAAKAGVITVPGIAFGNNGKGHVRMSYANSYENIEKAMNIIKRIKNG, encoded by the coding sequence ATGATTAACCCTGCAAATAGAACAAAATCAATTAAATTATCACAAATAAGAAAAATGTTTGAAGTGACAAATCCTAATGCCATCAATTTAGGAATTGGAGAACCTGATTTTGATGTTCCAAAAAATATCAAAGATGCAATGAAAAAATCAATTGATGATAATGATACTCATTACACACCAAACAAAGGATATATTGAATTAAGAGAAGCAATATGTGATAAATTTAAAAAAGACAATCAAATTGATACAACACCTGAAGATGTTATTGTTACAGTAGGAGCTAGTGAAGGATTGTATCTTTGTGCCCAAGCATTTATCGAAAAAGGAGATGAAGTTATACTTCCAAATCCTAGTTTCTTATCTTATGAAGCATGTATCAAACTATCTGAAGGAATTGTAAAACCTGTTGAATGTTTGATGGAAAATGATTTTAAACTAAAATCTAATGATGTGGAAAATAAAATTACAAAAAATACAAAAGCTATTATTCTTAACTCTCCATCTAATCCAACGGGAGCAGTTATGGAAAAAGAAGACATAAAAGCAATTGCAGATTTATCAATGGATAAAGATTTTTTAATAATATCTGATGAAATTTATGAAAAAATAATTTATGATAAAAAACATTACTCTCCTGCAAAATATAGTGATAATGTAATTACACTAAATGGATTTTCAAAAACATATGCAATGACAGGATTAAGAATAGGTTATTTAACTGCAAAAGAACATATTACAGAAGAATTATTAAAAATACATCAATATAATATAGCTTGTGCTAGTACAACATCTCAAAAAGGTGCTTATGAAGCATTAACTGGATCGCAAAATGAAGTTAAAAAAATGGTTAATGAATTCAAAAATAGACGAGATTTAATTATTAGTAGCTTAAATGAAATGGAATATGAAACTGTAAATGCTGAAGGAGCATTTTATGTATTTCCAAAAATAGATGATGAAAATTTTGTTCAAAAAGCAGCTAAAGCAGGAGTAATAACTGTTCCTGGAATTGCATTTGGAAATAAT
- a CDS encoding radical SAM protein, whose translation MLYEKNVFLKKHEKIDVRFGLCYPNIYRTAMSSLGYNILYNLINERKDTWCERIIYPNTNSIESNTPSKYFDIISFTLQFEEDYFHLLEMLKNTGIPIKREDRSETDPLIIAGGPCATSNPMPLSDYIDIFIIGEGESNINQLINKYKENPNHDLEKFLEIPGIYIPEYNNKCNIAIVDMDEAYHITQPIMSESDEEEYQTIFNNTIMLNVSRGCTRGCRFCMSSYLYRPMRQTDCDKLIDIAIKSRENTGINKITLIGAAVSDYKDLSNLTKGLEKEGFQISTPSLRIESITKETLETLKRSGLKTITLAPESIEKLRKVINKDISDEKIFSIIKDAVELDFKIKLYFLIGIPEETKEDIKELVEYMKKIASMHKNIKNIKFSVNPIIPKPQTPLQWEGYDFKDIKQKTRYLKKELKRYNLKCESPKKGLIQYILSCGNSKVGELIEKSLTKNITLNDWKEITPNYEINDDLPWDNINVGVKKKFLEIENKRLRNLKQTPWCEKSPCYKCGSCDEK comes from the coding sequence ATGTTATATGAAAAAAACGTGTTTCTAAAAAAGCATGAAAAAATTGATGTACGATTTGGATTATGCTATCCCAACATTTATCGAACTGCAATGTCCTCCTTAGGTTATAATATACTTTATAATTTAATAAATGAAAGAAAAGATACTTGGTGTGAAAGAATAATATACCCTAATACTAATTCAATTGAATCTAATACTCCAAGCAAATATTTTGATATAATAAGCTTTACTCTTCAATTTGAAGAAGATTATTTTCATTTATTGGAAATGTTAAAAAATACTGGAATACCCATAAAACGTGAAGACAGAAGTGAAACAGATCCCCTAATAATAGCTGGTGGGCCTTGTGCAACATCAAATCCAATGCCTTTATCTGATTATATTGACATTTTTATTATTGGCGAAGGAGAATCAAATATTAATCAACTAATTAATAAATATAAAGAAAATCCGAATCATGATTTAGAAAAGTTTTTAGAGATACCTGGAATATACATTCCCGAATATAATAATAAATGTAATATAGCAATTGTAGATATGGATGAAGCTTATCATATAACTCAACCAATCATGAGCGAAAGTGATGAAGAGGAATATCAAACTATTTTTAATAACACCATAATGTTGAATGTTTCAAGAGGATGCACAAGAGGTTGTAGATTCTGTATGTCTAGCTATCTATACCGCCCTATGAGACAAACAGATTGTGATAAATTAATAGATATTGCAATTAAAAGTCGTGAAAATACAGGAATAAATAAAATCACATTAATTGGTGCAGCCGTATCTGATTACAAGGATTTATCTAATTTAACAAAAGGACTTGAAAAAGAAGGTTTTCAAATTTCAACACCCTCACTTAGAATAGAATCCATAACTAAAGAAACACTAGAAACACTTAAAAGAAGTGGATTAAAAACAATTACACTCGCTCCTGAATCAATTGAAAAATTACGAAAAGTAATAAATAAAGATATTTCTGATGAAAAAATATTTTCAATAATAAAAGATGCTGTTGAACTTGATTTTAAAATCAAATTATATTTTTTAATTGGAATTCCAGAAGAAACAAAAGAGGATATAAAAGAACTCGTTGAATACATGAAAAAAATAGCTAGTATGCATAAAAATATTAAAAATATAAAATTTAGTGTCAATCCAATAATTCCAAAACCACAAACACCCCTGCAATGGGAAGGTTATGATTTTAAAGATATAAAACAAAAGACAAGATATCTTAAAAAAGAATTAAAAAGATATAACTTAAAATGTGAAAGTCCTAAAAAAGGACTAATTCAATATATACTATCTTGTGGAAATAGCAAAGTCGGTGAATTAATTGAAAAATCACTAACAAAAAATATAACATTAAATGACTGGAAAGAAATAACTCCTAATTATGAAATAAATGATGATTTACCCTGGGATAATATTAATGTAGGTGTAAAAAAGAAATTTTTAGAAATTGAAAATAAACGATTAAGAAACTTAAAACAAACCCCCTGGTGTGAAAAATCACCATGTTATAAATGTGGTTCATGTGATGAAAAATAA
- a CDS encoding transglutaminase domain-containing protein produces the protein MLASLKGNSLTKYYGTSNKYSAIFWKDNAVLANTKVSLKINGKTYYVKTNSKGVATLDINLLPGKYVMTATNLHSGEKIYNNVVVKKDSSKINAKAKTYIAPKKKYSYSITLLSKHNAPISGQKVYFKYNNKQVTTKTNKDGKATITIPALSKGTYSINFNFKGNKGFYNAYGYGKIYVKDSQSVFKASTLKMQYKDGSKFSVKLTNNNGKALTNKIVKITLNGKTTACKTNSNGIAKLTVGDLKPGTYKVKYSYSSLGSSYYKTGANKIIISKQTGSVLVDNLEMNHNDGSVYKAIIKDKYGNLLKKTGVQFKINGKTYNVQTDSNGVAKLGIKLGVGYYDITSKINDNYYQSKTISKHVLVNGTKFIANDLYITVGNKATYSIKLVDGKNNPIKNSVVVFTFNNKNYSVKTNSKGVAKESWSGLSLGDYIVKYHNGKFAGSSKIHVFNKVSVNNIISASKNVNKFIKSNNRLPKTVKIGDITLPTAEYTYLVSKAIVNLKNGNKAPITLKSIDDPTKPGSAYNMGNLFNYLSVAKSIVKTAESKGKMPNSVDSDVGTIGYNGLVYALSRVIAFYGDNSRMPSYVSIDNVGSSSSSSANTHNNIKDLKEFLAASKNCQVNSPKIKALVTKLTKGLKTDKQKATALYNYVRDKISYSFYYDTKYGAVGTLNKKAGNCVDHSHLLVAMFRNAGIAARYAHGKCTFSSGSTYGHVWTQVLIGDTWISCDATSSRNSFGKIVSWNTKNYKLHGYYSSISF, from the coding sequence GTGTTAGCTTCTTTAAAAGGAAACAGTTTAACAAAATATTATGGTACTTCAAATAAATATTCTGCAATATTTTGGAAAGATAATGCAGTATTAGCAAATACTAAAGTTTCTCTTAAAATAAATGGAAAAACTTACTATGTTAAAACCAATAGTAAAGGTGTTGCTACATTAGATATTAATCTTTTACCTGGAAAATATGTTATGACTGCAACTAATTTGCATTCTGGGGAAAAAATTTATAATAATGTCGTAGTTAAAAAAGATAGTTCTAAAATTAATGCTAAAGCAAAAACATATATTGCACCTAAAAAGAAATATTCTTACTCTATTACTTTATTATCCAAACATAATGCTCCAATTAGTGGGCAAAAAGTATACTTTAAGTATAATAATAAGCAAGTAACTACTAAGACTAATAAGGATGGGAAAGCTACTATAACTATTCCTGCTCTTTCTAAAGGTACTTACTCTATTAATTTTAACTTTAAAGGAAACAAAGGATTTTATAATGCTTATGGATATGGAAAGATATATGTTAAGGATTCTCAGTCTGTTTTTAAAGCATCAACTTTAAAAATGCAATATAAAGATGGATCTAAATTTAGTGTTAAACTAACCAATAATAATGGTAAAGCTTTAACAAATAAAATTGTTAAAATCACGTTAAATGGTAAAACTACTGCTTGCAAGACCAATAGTAATGGAATTGCTAAATTAACTGTTGGTGATTTGAAGCCAGGTACTTACAAAGTCAAATATTCCTATTCTTCCCTAGGTTCAAGTTATTATAAAACAGGGGCAAATAAGATTATAATTTCTAAACAAACAGGTTCTGTTTTAGTAGATAATTTGGAAATGAACCATAATGATGGTTCTGTTTATAAAGCTATTATTAAAGATAAATATGGAAACCTTCTTAAAAAGACTGGTGTTCAATTTAAAATTAATGGTAAAACCTACAATGTTCAAACTGATTCAAATGGAGTGGCTAAATTAGGTATTAAACTTGGTGTTGGTTATTATGATATCACATCCAAGATTAATGATAATTACTATCAATCCAAAACAATTTCAAAACATGTATTAGTTAATGGAACTAAATTTATTGCTAATGATTTATATATAACTGTTGGAAATAAAGCTACTTATTCTATTAAGTTAGTTGATGGTAAAAACAATCCAATTAAAAATTCCGTTGTTGTATTTACATTTAACAATAAAAATTATTCTGTTAAAACTAATTCAAAGGGTGTTGCTAAAGAATCTTGGTCTGGATTATCATTAGGTGATTATATTGTTAAATATCATAATGGTAAATTTGCAGGTTCATCTAAAATCCATGTTTTTAACAAAGTTTCTGTTAATAATATTATTTCTGCTTCAAAAAATGTGAATAAATTCATTAAAAGCAATAACAGGTTACCAAAAACTGTTAAAATAGGAGATATTACTTTACCTACTGCAGAATATACTTATTTAGTTTCTAAAGCTATTGTTAATTTAAAAAATGGAAATAAAGCTCCAATTACTCTTAAAAGTATTGATGATCCAACTAAACCGGGTTCTGCATATAATATGGGTAATTTATTTAATTATCTTTCTGTTGCAAAAAGTATTGTTAAGACCGCAGAATCTAAAGGTAAAATGCCTAATTCTGTAGATTCTGATGTTGGAACTATTGGTTATAATGGATTAGTGTATGCACTTTCACGTGTCATTGCGTTTTATGGTGATAATTCAAGAATGCCATCTTATGTATCAATAGATAATGTTGGTTCATCTTCAAGTTCTAGTGCAAATACACATAATAATATTAAAGACTTAAAAGAATTTTTAGCAGCTTCTAAAAATTGTCAAGTTAATAGTCCAAAGATTAAAGCATTAGTTACAAAATTGACAAAAGGATTAAAAACTGATAAGCAAAAAGCTACTGCTTTATATAACTATGTTAGAGATAAAATTTCATATAGTTTTTATTATGATACAAAATATGGAGCTGTAGGTACACTAAATAAAAAAGCAGGAAATTGTGTTGATCATTCTCATTTATTAGTGGCTATGTTTAGAAACGCAGGTATTGCAGCAAGATATGCTCATGGTAAATGTACATTCAGTAGTGGAAGTACATATGGACATGTTTGGACTCAAGTATTGATTGGTGATACTTGGATATCTTGTGATGCAACAAGTTCTAGAAACTCATTTGGAAAAATCGTTAGTTGGAATACTAAGAATTATAAACTTCATGGATATTATTCAAGTATTTCATTTTAA
- a CDS encoding 4Fe-4S binding protein, with product MVVKIDSNLCGHINDCPVQGLCIKLCEQGAIVEEDGDVVVKPENCDDCDLCLQNCPNQAILKA from the coding sequence ATGGTAGTAAAAATTGATTCAAATTTGTGTGGACATATTAATGATTGTCCAGTGCAAGGTTTATGTATTAAACTTTGTGAACAAGGAGCAATTGTTGAAGAAGACGGTGATGTGGTAGTAAAACCAGAAAACTGTGATGATTGTGATCTTTGTTTACAAAATTGTCCAAATCAAGCTATTTTAAAAGCCTGA
- the fwdF gene encoding tungsten-dependent formylmethanofuran dehydrogenase subunit FwdF, whose translation MFNVKREGNETRKLSYKDNNCIGCSICVDVCPTNSLRTGPIVPIARGLIEMDLISINSNSCVLCGLCSTACPFEALTLEINEENIKDTGLYPIWDVESKVNDEECIYCGRCYSACPRDAILFERILPNPQELVRGEITIDDEKCIYCAFCEELCPAQAISIKEIPGFTNDKLNKTIDVDLSRCVFCGVCKRVCPQDAIMEVCSTCMMHDEIKVPEITGNTFITESSCVNCSWCLEVCPVDAINVTKPFEGTLELVETDEKICKHNSCHACIDVCPCNAIELIDEKAVVNLDFCNLCGTCVIACPQNIRVLSRTSMKLNNINSESWNEILNSLLVSK comes from the coding sequence ATGTTCAATGTCAAGAGAGAGGGTAATGAAACCCGTAAATTATCTTATAAAGATAATAATTGTATTGGATGTAGTATATGTGTGGATGTATGCCCTACTAATTCTTTAAGAACAGGCCCAATTGTGCCTATTGCAAGAGGATTAATTGAAATGGATTTAATTTCAATAAATTCTAATTCTTGTGTTTTATGTGGTTTATGTTCAACAGCTTGCCCATTTGAGGCTTTAACATTGGAAATAAATGAGGAGAATATTAAAGATACAGGATTATATCCAATTTGGGATGTTGAATCTAAAGTTAATGATGAAGAGTGTATTTACTGTGGAAGATGTTATTCTGCATGTCCTCGTGATGCAATACTTTTTGAAAGAATCCTTCCAAATCCTCAGGAATTAGTTAGGGGTGAAATTACAATAGATGATGAAAAATGTATTTATTGTGCATTTTGTGAGGAGTTGTGTCCAGCACAAGCTATTTCAATTAAAGAAATTCCAGGATTCACTAATGATAAATTAAATAAAACTATTGATGTTGATTTATCAAGATGTGTCTTTTGTGGGGTATGTAAGAGAGTATGTCCTCAAGATGCAATTATGGAAGTTTGTTCTACATGCATGATGCATGATGAAATTAAAGTTCCTGAAATAACTGGAAATACATTTATTACTGAAAGTTCTTGTGTAAATTGTTCATGGTGTTTGGAAGTTTGCCCTGTTGATGCAATTAATGTTACAAAACCATTTGAAGGTACTTTAGAATTAGTTGAAACTGATGAAAAAATATGTAAACATAATTCTTGTCATGCTTGCATAGATGTTTGTCCATGTAATGCAATTGAACTAATTGATGAAAAAGCAGTAGTTAATCTTGATTTCTGTAACTTGTGTGGGACTTGTGTTATTGCATGTCCACAAAATATCAGGGTGTTATCTAGAACTAGTATGAAATTGAATAATATTAATTCTGAATCATGGAATGAAATTTTAAACAGCTTATTAGTTAGTAAATAG
- a CDS encoding class III signal peptide-containing protein yields the protein MYRKIDSKGQSSAELILIVGGLIVIVLFVGSYITNITINAQNSFEKLLNQQRNYLINKL from the coding sequence ATGTATAGAAAAATAGATTCAAAAGGACAAAGCAGTGCAGAATTAATATTAATAGTTGGAGGATTAATAGTAATCGTACTATTTGTTGGAAGCTATATTACTAATATAACAATAAATGCACAAAATAGCTTTGAAAAATTGTTAAATCAACAAAGAAATTATTTAATAAATAAATTATAA
- a CDS encoding phosphopantetheine adenylyltransferase, with amino-acid sequence MNSKKYKKVAVGGTFDKFHDGHKKLLSTAFEIGDHIEIGVTSNEFGGLKGDIDSCKERMQNLKSFFSDKSNFHVVSLDDPYGTTIYDEDIEAIVVSEETEPTAVKINEIRVSKGMKPLDIVVVSFVLAYDGTPISSTRIRRGEINQNGIFLK; translated from the coding sequence ATGAATTCTAAAAAATATAAAAAAGTGGCTGTTGGAGGGACTTTTGATAAATTCCATGATGGACACAAAAAGTTATTAAGTACAGCTTTCGAGATTGGTGATCATATTGAGATTGGTGTGACTTCTAATGAGTTTGGAGGTCTTAAAGGAGATATAGATTCTTGTAAAGAGAGGATGCAAAATCTTAAATCTTTTTTTTCTGATAAATCTAATTTTCATGTTGTTTCCCTAGATGATCCATATGGAACTACTATTTATGATGAGGATATTGAAGCAATCGTAGTTAGTGAAGAAACAGAACCAACTGCAGTTAAAATTAATGAGATTCGTGTTTCTAAAGGAATGAAACCTTTAGATATTGTTGTTGTTAGCTTTGTATTGGCTTATGATGGTACTCCTATTTCTTCCACCCGAATTAGGCGTGGTGAAATTAATCAAAATGGTATTTTTTTGAAATAG